One Drosophila subobscura isolate 14011-0131.10 chromosome U, UCBerk_Dsub_1.0, whole genome shotgun sequence DNA window includes the following coding sequences:
- the LOC117902800 gene encoding uncharacterized protein LOC117902800, producing the protein MSLDQEKLQSVLEKLMISDGKHSEYNAMAVEKENWIVKELSKFWGATFNGLSVKGTYLDRAKWKTCDEFDLHLKLKLPFPITPRKDDKGFVFLYAGIYKHEIVVDNYVNRKRLNDWFLSKLQSFKSYNNNFQYTANENGRTHTLKYIQSNIDISFDLVPAFQFTWDQLPLDLDLPPISAEVGSDMLWLAVPHTKRGSSGDERTFMVCSPHYEREATKDLKNFNNVLRLMKGVRDAHVDDFPQLSSYMLKTVLLHQLGRVDWNSDLATLFLEMWSCLVDHLNSGHMDFFLSKGNNIFDDMQCREFHECRISAERLLADFKNAASYNSLWLHRTFNV; encoded by the exons atgagTCTTGACCAAGAAAAACTGCAGAGTGTTTTGGAAAAATTGATGATTTCCGATGGAAAACATTCTGAGTACAATGCGATGGCTGTCGAAAAAGAAAATTGGATAGTTAAGGAGCTAAGTAAATTTTGGGGTGCAACTTTTAATGGCCTTAGCGTTAAAG GAACCTACTTGGATAGGGCAAAGTGGAAGACTTGTGatgaatttgatttgcatttgaagcTGAAATTGCCATTTCCAATCACCCCAAGAAAAGACGATAAGGGATTCGTGTTCTTATATGCAGGCATCTACAAACATGAGATCGTAGTCGACAATTACGTAAATCGAAAGAGACTTAATGATTGGTTCCTCAGTAAATTGCAAAGTTTCAAGagttataataataattttcaatataCAGCCAATGAGAATGGACGTACCCACACCTTGAAATATATACAAAGCAATATCGACATATCGTTCGATTTGGTGCCAGCATTCCAGTTTACTTGGGATCAGTTGCCGCTCGACTTGGACCTGCCACCAATTTCTGCTGAAGTGGGTTCTGATATGTTGTGGCTAGCTGTGCCGCACACCAAGCGTGGCTCCAGCGGAGACGAGCGCACATTTATGGTGTGTTCCCCACACTACGAGCGTGAAGCAACAAAGGATTtgaaaaatttcaataatGTTTTACGCCTGATGAAGGGTGTGCGGGACGCGCACGTTGATGATTTTCCCCAACTATCAAGCTACATGCTAAAAACTGTCTTGCTCCATCAACTGGGACGCGTTGATTGGAACAGCGATTTGGCCACCCTTTTTCTGGAGATGTGGTCCTGTTTGGTAGATCATCTCAATTCTGGACACATGGACTTCTTTTTATCTAAGggaaataacatttttgatgATATGCAATGTAGAGAGTTTCACGAATGCCGCATTTCAGCTGAACGCCTATTGGCTGACTTTAAAAATGCTGCAAGTTACAACTCTCTATGGCTCCACCGTACTTTCAACGTTTAA
- the LOC117902819 gene encoding 60S ribosomal protein L44: protein MVNVPKQRRTFCKKCKVHKLHKVTQYKKSKERKGAQGRRRYDRKQQGFGGQTKPIFRKKAKTTKKIVLRMECTECKYRKQTPLKRCKHFELGGDKKRKGQMIQF, encoded by the exons ATG GTGAATGTACCAAAACAACGCCGCACTTTCTGCAAAAAGTGCAAGGTCCACAAGCTGCACAAGGTGACGCAGTACAAGAAGTCCAAGGAGCGTAAGGGTGCTCAGGGCCGAAGGCGTTACGACAGGAAACAGCAAGGTTTCGGTGGCCAGACCAAGCCCATCTTCAGGAAGAAG GCTAAGACCACCAAGAAGATTGTGCTGCGTATGGAATGCACTGAGTGCAAGTACCGCAAGCAGACTCCTCTGAAGCGTTGCAAGCACTTCGAGCTGGGAGGTGACAAGAAGCGCAAGGGACAGATGATCCAGTTCTAG
- the LOC117902777 gene encoding multiple epidermal growth factor-like domains protein 8 has translation MQKMYALLATLTFWIITLRSPLQSQQLHIPPPAPCDRSRKVFTEPYGEISDGPSGFNYTQDSHCEWLIKAKNDSQYITLTFHSMGTECSYDYIYVYDGDSFNSTLLGSFSGRTQPQRLVARSGSMLILMYSDTNYVLDGFRASYYISNCLNNCHNHGKCIGHQCVCHGEWVGPDCEDEACPQKCGESQGRGKCQKSICHCSPGYSGRLCDLSDDPHGNSWRWLATDAEGMTPRAAHTAVYLEEEDALFVFGGYDLNNVISTLQIYRFSTSQWEDEWGIALQSRRHFYHPQKIDHTLLKAVLQHKNEDEAKLWGLNSDVSFFRNILYTLAESNLHQRRTRSSLPLTIVNANSTDEELNEYLEDILEEVTDHKPHGRYGHAADRVPGGFVIFGGKHANGSFYSDLWQYNNTENGGKWKQMAIRSHLKPPAVARHTLNTARDHLYLFGGSLETGEFSSSIYRIALPLSEDSQWQLVKPRGGKTLDVRLAAHSTVYYRATHSLIVFGGIMTSLARFSKLSDRIFAFQLDQLHWTEILYPRTALRDTNIPRERAFHTATISGNYMIVFGGYTHRHNKDEICYDNQMYWYHLSCHIWINQVVSAEDSLYPKVQGVFAQAAALRRNHTLLIVGGYHGNVNADLFAYELPQVLRVENVLYNPEVSCRLHPSHTACLSNPECGWCSADSSCYGRTIGANCTTNLQTTRCPGICPSLGDCHSCLVHGSGSGGGKAFSVTSKLGLNECTWCVQNAKCHHRDDNYGICGESTGWWGDQGTEIRTPTLCTINDRRPGLTYIKYHYPINYTMPDYVGIVNATMVDFSSPPFTTHFEQKLEGEMLARLVGFVRPKQQWNNSAMQVCSSYSSSLLRLGLGLNLDELVNVTAHSSNQSYCSNVPLPTTEMPFLIDFQARRRIGLNSIYNTYQKTKMELQHLHGGQLNAFTFEYLEPYYSGHCTKYENCLHCLTDASCSWCPLTAKCHLRSVNESAVCTEPTDVSHWSYLISKPAQCSNCSNYVSCEACAASGLCEWWTEDARCGRIGKSNSSVRAIEQCPRSCRERQGCQECLGERGRCVWCEASAQCFSFAVYTSEYQFGMCREWMDQVVPRQQEKVAAAAGAAATEEEQQPSPPAIQQQCKSCEQHRNCSACLRTLSCGWCFDRDNPIEGICMHGDFSYSAGNCSLALNSSSHHDAEWAYAQCPDVDECGLGLHDCHKEAKCTNTQGSYNCHCRRGYVGDGRFSCVRTCFELCQNGFCSGPPDYSCRCDLGWTGSDCGLSCGCNNHSTCAERLGKCDQCQAWTEGERCERCRQGSHGNATAPQGCHPCECNGHGNQDLGICNVSNGECYCKDNTQGLKCDACAAGYYGDPRDGGQCYYQCESRGILSNIGRSAIGSYQAYRSPWGASLEVKECLWILQPKTLQAEKSLLQLEFQWQSLAMDCDENAVYIYDSLPDLTGATQQNQLLAVVCAPYSSARIIEARSSHVTVHYKQAGDHRHFGFNALYSVKNCVAGSCLPPHICDAQMRCVCPAGYVGARCEIEVCPSNCNAKRGQGYCDMEYGRCICSNVNYAGADCSTLVQPHHLVLTELFNTQLLSESQEHLRKTIPRFGHSVNADRRGSLWMFGGYSPNHGPLNDFRQFDIKNGTWLQVTVESSTPEDSMPLGRYFHASEIYVKRQIIYIYGGIGVNTRLLDDFWMFSIQNQRWSQIKVELDTKELEAAELPPRLAGHTLTHVRYQEHESLLLVGGLTLNKSRPLELWEYSLDTGRWQKLEALGARMPVLYGHSAVYHAETQSLYLFGGYASQPQSNLYALDLQKLSWTELPSFKELNAPATNLPRARYFHSAVSTEHYMIVYGGRTIPYNATDVLIAYVYSCNQWVRLTEDVELIGRVPASNYAEDMAIDPDTGVIFVIGGWDGSATHSHVTRIALPDDICQLWSSGKYLCRHYMGCSYCTVQNTYSFSSHCFSQGRTPCANHNGTLVVNNGAACTDAWMASRNCSSFGSCSACLAAWPTHHEATPVCQWCDQCGIQGRCVPAGVDCWRSAWCGNDQSVAVLGLCPLPQCYWLNCESCLLQPQCQWARNELGSVECISKELVEKNQYRVIDRCAPPCHSHENCTSCLSNTDQDQKDCKWSTMLGQCLSPSAQPLLCAGGVCGLVLESAELDRCPEPCHVYQQCSSCLEHAHCGWCAREGRNGDGICTEGALESKQEHPSGSTCDLIYSTWRNDSHLTHADVVSWHYIHCPAENECTNGHHNCHAVSEQCIDLDTPLGYKCVCAQGYREEQGTCLPVCTQGCVRGKCVSPDECQCDFGYVGANCSIQCLCNGHSNCESSSLLDICLKCHNNTMGERCEKCQPLFVGNPREGLACQPCLEYCHGHSDVCVAYDSDPAVFNMSRNDLDRILLEGPAHNATCLRCGNHTAGDRCDSCLTGYFRGSEDLHKECRPCQCHGHGSICDPVTGEKCNCANNTESDATCTAGGGKNSAQLCWSVQCSKCRDSYAGNPIDGHQCYKQITVESRMCFDAKPIEECKSKPAALKPGQTVFFVIQPRFMNVDIRIIIDVTQGELDVFMSPQDDSFIVETNDTTGYHEILLDNRYNWGPKQQRERPLNVALPRHDNVTIQKLFTPERRIYGDKDAGGNGLNMNMNSYYVPQLHDCKSHGGHNFIVKDQHAKDLSTHVTLNHCNTLLRLFGLRNRLVLTLPQHAHNLSATRFFIALRANSGPEPSYGSVVFRQDQLHIDLFVFFSVFFSCFFLFLAVCVIVWKVKQTADLRRARRQHVVEMLHLAKRPFAQIFLASNSLDMESPRASTSTRAMRQRARQALLLQEQASTGDPIPPRLHTRHRHARDIMMVAIEPTADNQAAVGTVFVSLPGRSRAPLSIALGSTLITYSRQYPLNARQFMRAQRAAHHVAHHPA, from the exons atgcaaaaaatgtaCGCGCTATTGGCAACCTTGACATTCTGGATAATCACGTTGCGATCACCGCTTCAATCCCAACAACTGCACATACCGCCGCCAGCGCCATGCGATCGAAGTCGCAAAGTATTCACCGAACCCTACGGCGAGATCAGCGATGGCCCCTCCGGCTTCAACTACACACAGGACTCGCACTGCGAATGGCTGATCAAGGCCAAGAACGACAGTCAGTATATAACATTGACATTCCACAGCATGGGCACCGAGTGTTCCTACGATTACATTTACGTGTACGACGGCGATTCCTTCAATTCCACGCTGCTGGGCAGCTTCAGTGGTCGTACACAGCCCCAGCGACTGGTGGCCCGCAGTGGCAGT ATGTTAATTCTGATGTACAGCGATACCAACTATGTGCTGGATGGGTTTCGCGCTTCATATTACATATCAAATTGCTTGAACAACTGCCACAACCATGGCAAGTGTATTGGCcatcagtgtgtgtgccacggCGAGTGGGTGGGCCCCGACTGCGAGGACGAGGCCTGCCCGCAGAAGTGTGGCGAGAGCCAGGGTCGCGGCAAGTGCCAGAAGAGCATATGCCACTGCTCACCGGGCTACAGTGGCCGCTTGTGTGATCTCAGCGATGATCCGCATGGCAACagctggcgctggctggcCACCGATGCCGAGGGCATGACGCCGCGTGCAGCACACACCGCCGTGTAcctcgaggaggaggatgctCTCTTCGTATTTGGTGGCTATGATCTAAACAATGTGATAAGCACACTGCAG ATCTACCGCTTCAGCACTAGTCAGTGGGAGGATGAGTGGGGCATTGCCCTGCAGAGTCGCCGGCACTTTTATCATCCGCAAAAGATCGATCACACGCTGCTGAAGGCAGTGCTGCAGCACAAGAACGAGGATGAGGCCAAGCTGTGGGGCCTCAATAGCGATGTGAGCTTCTTTCGGAACATTCTGTACACGCTGGCGGAATCGAATCTGCATCAGAGACGCACACGATCCTCCCTGCCGCTCACCATAGTCAATGCCAATTCCACCGATGAGGAACTCAACGAATATCTCGAGGATATTCTCGAGGAGGTCACCGATCACAAGCCACACGGCCGCTATGGCCATGCAGCGGATCGTGTGCCGGGCGGCTTCGTCATCTTTGGTGGCAAACATGCCAATGGCAGCTTCTACAGCGATCTCTGGCAGTACAATAATACGGAAAATGGCGGCAAGTGGAAACAAATGGCCATCAGGTCGCATCTAAAGCCACCAGCAGTGGCCAGGCACACGCTGAACACGGCCCGGGATCATTTGTATCTGTTCGGTGGCAGCCTAGAGACGGGAGAGTTCTCCTCGAGCATCTACCGCATTGCTCTGCCCCTGTCGGAGGACTCACAGTGGCAGCTGGTCAAGCCGAGAGGTGGCAAAACGTTGGACGTACGCCTGGCGGCTCACTCGACCGTCTACTACAGGGCGACACATTCGCTGATTGTGTTTGGTGGCATTATGACCAGCCTGGCGCGCTTCTCCAAGCTCTCGGATCGCATATTTGCCTTTCAACTGGATCAGCTACACTGGACGGAAATACTATATCCACGCACAGCGCTGCGCGACACGAATATACCCAGAGAGAGGGCCTTCCACACGGCCACCATATCGGGCAACTACATGATTGTCTTTGGCGGCTACACGCATCGGCACAACAAGGACGAAATCTGCTACGATAATCAGATGTACTGGTACCATTTGAGTTGCCACATTTGGATCAATCAGGTGGTGTCCGCCGAGGACAGCTTGTACCCCAAGGTGCAGGGTGTGTTTGCCCAGGCGGCGGCATTGCGGCGCAATCATACGCTGCTGATTGTCGGCGGCTATCATGGGAATGTGAATGCCGATCTGTTTGCCTACGAGCTGCCGCAGGTGCTGCGAGTGGAGAATGTGCTGTACAATCCGGAGGTCTCCTGCCGCTTGCATCCCTCGCACACGGCCTGCCTATCGAATCCAGAGTGCGGCTGGTGCTCGGCAGATAGCAGCTGCTACGGGCGCACCATCGGCGCCAATTGCACAACCAATCTGCAGACAACGCGATGTCCGGGCATATGCCCATCGCTGGGCGATTGCCACTCCTGCCTGGTGCatggctccggctctggcggCGGCAAGGCCTTCTCGGTGACAAGCAAACTGGGACTCAACGAGTGCACGTGGTGTGTGCAGAACGCCAAGTGCCATCATCGGGACGATAACTACGGCATCTGCGGCGAATCCACTGGCTGGTGGGGCGACCAAGGCACGGAGAtacgcacacccacactctGCACCATCAACGATCGCAGGCCGGGACTGACTTACATCAAATATCATTATCCCATCAACTATACCATGCCCGACTATGTGGGTATTGTGAATGCCACCATGGTGGACTTCTCCTCGCCGCCCTTCACGACCCACTTTGAGCAGAAGCTGGAGGGCGAAATGCTGGCGCGACTCGTCGGGTTCGTGCGACCCAAGCAGCAGTGGAACAACTCGGCCATGCAGGTGTGCAGCAGCTACTCCTCATCGCTGCTGAGACTCGGACTGGGCCTGAATCTCGATGAGCTGGTGAATGTCACCGCGCACAGCTCCAATCAATCGTACTGCAGCAACGTGCCGCTGCCCACCACAGAGATGCCATTCCTCATTGACTTTCAGGCGCGGCGACGCATCGGCTTGAACAGCATCTACAACACGTACCAAAAGACCAAAATGGAGCTACAACATCTGCATGGCGGCCAGCTGAATGCGTTTACCTTTGAGTATTTGGAGCCTTATTACTCGGGACACTGCACAAAGTATGAGAATTGTTTGCACTGCCTCACGGATGCCTCCTGCTCGTGGTGCCCGCTCACCGCCAAGTGCCACTTGAGGTCTGTCAATGAGTCGGCGGTGTGCACGGAGCCCACGGATGTCAGCCACTGGTCGTATCTTATAAGCAAACCCGCACAGTGTTCGAACTGCAGCAACTATGTGAGCTGTGAGGCGTGCGCTGCCAGTGGCCTGTGCGAATGGTGGACAGAGGATGCACGTTGCGGTCGCATTGGCAAGTCCAACAGCAGCGTGCGCGCCATCGAGCAGTGCCCGAGATCCTGCCGCGAGCGTCAAGGCTGCCAGGAGTGTCTGGGCGAGCGTGGGCGTTGTGTGTGGTGCGAGGCGAGTGCCCAGTGCTTTAGTTTTGCAGTGTACACCAGTGAGTACCAGTTTGGCATGTGTCGCGAGTGGATGGATCAGGTGGTGCCACGGCAACAGgagaaagtagcagcagcagcgggagcagcagccacagaggaagagcagcagccatcgccGCCAGCCATCCAACAGCAGTGCAAATCCTGTGAACAGCATCGCAATTGCTCCGCCTGTCTGCGCACACTCAGCTGTGGCTGGTGCTTCGATCGCGACAATCCCATCGAGGGCATTTGTATGCATGGCGACTTTAGCTACAGCGCCGGCAACTGCTCGCTGGCCCTCAACAGCTCCTCGCATCATGATGCCGAGTGGGCCTATGCCCAGTGCCCGGATGTGGACGAGTGCGGCCTGGGACTGCACGATTGCCACAAGGAGGCCAAGTGCACCAACACCCAGGGCAGCTACAATTGTCACTGCCGCAGGGGCTATGTGGGCGATGGTCGTTTCAGCTGTGTGCGCACCTGCTTTGAGCTCTGCCAGAATGGTTTCTGCTCCGGTCCGCCCGACTACAGCTGCCGCTGTGACTTGGGCTGGACGGGCAGCGATTGTGGCTTGAGTTGCGGCTGCAACAATCACTCAACGTGTGCCGAGCGGCTGGGCAAGTGCGACCAGTGCCAGGCGTGGACCGAGGGCGAACGCTGCGAGCGATGTCGCCAGGGCAGTCATGGCAATGCCACCGCCCCGCAAGGCTGTCATCCGTGCGAGTGCAACGGGCATGGCAATCAGGATTTGGGCATTTGCAATGTGAGCAACGGCGAGTGCTACTGCAAGGACAACACGCAGGGACTCAAGTGCGATGCGTGTGCAGCCGGCTACTATGGCGATCCGCGGGACGGCGGACAGTGCTACTATCAGTGCGAGTCGCGTGGAATACTCTCGAATATTGGTCGCAGTGCCATTGGCTCGTATCAGGCCTATCGTTCACCCTGGGGCGCCAGTCTGGAGGTGAAGGAGTGCCTCTGGATTCTACAACCAAAGACGCTGCAGGCCGAAAAGTCACTGCTGCAGTTGGAATTTCAGTGGCAAAGCCTGGCCATGGACTGTGACGAGAATGCGGTGTACATCTACGACAGTCTGCCGGATCTCACGGGCGCCACGCAACAGAATCAACTGCTGGCTGTCGTCTGTGCTCCGTACAGCTCGGCGCGCATCATCGAGGCACGCTCCAGCCATGTGACGGTGCACTACAAACAGGCCGGCGATCATCGACACTTTGGCTTCAATGCTTTGTATTCGGTGAAGAATTGCgtggctggcagctgcctgccgccgCACATATGCGACGCACAGATGCGCTGCGTCTGCCCCGCTGGCTATGTGGGCGCTCGCTGCGAGATTGAGGTGTGTCCCAGCAATTGCAATGCCAAGCGTGGCCAGGGCTACTGCGACATGGAGTACGGACGCTGCATTTGCAGCAATGTCAACTATGCGGGCGCAGACTGCTCCACGCTGGTGCAGCCGCATCATCTGGTGCTCACGGAGCTCTTCAACACTCAGCTGCTGAGCGAGAGCCAGGAGCATTTGCGCAAGACAATTCCACGTTTTGGGCACTCGGTGAACGCCGATCGTCGCGGTTCCCTGTGGATGTTTGGCGGCTACTCGCCCAATCATGGACCACTCAATGATTTCCGACAATTTGACATCAAGAATGGCACTTGGCTGCAGGTCACCGTGGAGTCATCCACACCAGAGGACAGCATGCCACTGGGACGCTACTTTCATGCCTCCGAGATCTATGTGAAGCGGCAGATCATCTACATCTATGGCGGCATTGGTGTGAACACGCGTCTGCTGGATGACTTTTGGATGTTTTCCATACAGAATCAACGCTGGAGTCAAATCAAAGTGGAGTTGGACACAAAGGAGCTGGAAGCGGCCGAGCTGCCGCCACGTTTGGCCGGCCACACCCTGACCCATGTGCGCTATCAGGAGCACGAATCGCTGCTGCTCGTGGGCGGTCTTACCCTAAACAAGTCGCGTCCGCTGGAGCTGTGGGAGTACAGTCTGGACACTGGACGCTGGCAGAAGCTGGAGGCGCTGGGCGCACGCATGCCGGTGCTGTACGGCCACAGTGCGGTCTACCACGCAGAGACACAGAGTCTCTATCTCTTTGGCGGCTATGCCTCACAGCCGCAGAGCAATCTCTATGCATTGGATCTACAGAAACTCAGCTGGACAGAGCTGCCCAGCTTCAAGGAGCTCAATGCACCGGCCACGAACCTGCCCAGAGCACGCTACTTCCATTCTGCGGTGAGCACGGAGCACTACATGATTGTTTATGGTGGCCGGACGATACCCTACAATGCCACAGATGTGCTCATTGCTTACGTTTACTCCTGCAATCAGTGGGTGCGACTGACCGAGGATGTGGAGCTGATTGGACGCGTGCCTGCGTCCAATTATGCGGAGGATATGGCCATAGATCCCGACACGGGCGTCATCTTTGTCATTGGCGGCTGGGATGGCAGCGCCACGCACAGCCACGTCACGCGCATCGCGCTGCCCGATGACATTTGCCAGCTGTGGAGCAGCGGCAAGTACTTATGCCGCCACTACATGGGCTGCAGCTACTGCACGGTGCAGAACACGTACAGCTTCAGCAGCCACTGCTTCAGCCAGGGCCGCACACCCTGCGCCAATCACAACGGCACGCTGGTGGTCAACAATGGTGCCGCCTGCACGGATGCCTGGATGGCCAGTCGCAACTGCTCGAGCtttggcagctgcagcgcctgtctggctgcctggcCTACGCATCACGAGGCGACGCCTGTGTGCCAGTGGTGCGATCAGTGCGGCATTCAGGGCAGATGCGTGCCCGCTGGCGTCGATTGCTGGCGCAGTGCCTGGTGTGGCAATGACCAGAGTGTCGCCGTGCTGGGTCTGTGTCCGCTGCCCCAGTGCTATTGGCTCAATTGTGagtcctgcctgctgcagccgcagtGCCAGTGGGCCAGGAACGAGCTGGGCAGCGTCGAGTGCATATCCAAGGAGCTGGTGGAGAAGAATCAATATCGCGTCATCGATCGCTGTGCGCcgccctgccacagccatgaGAACTGCACCAGTTGCCTGAGCAACACGGATCAGGACCAAAAGGATTGCAAGTGGTCCACGATGCTGGGCCAGTGCCTGTCGCCCAGCGCACAGCCGCTGCTCTGCGCCGGCGGTGTGTGCGGCCTGGTGCTGGAATCTGCTGAGCTGGATCGCTGCCCGGAGCCGTGTCACGTGTACCAGCAATGCTCCAGCTGCCTGGAGCATGCCCACTGTGGCTGGTGTGCGCGCGAGGGCCGCAACGGTGATGGCATCTGCACGGAGGGTGCGCTGGAGAGCAAGCAGGAGCATCCATCGGGCTCCACCTGCGACCTCATCTACTCAACGTGGCGCAATGACTCGCATCTGACCCATGCGGATGTCGTCTCCTGGCACTACATCCACTGCCCGGCGGAGAACGAGTGCACCAACGGACACCACAACTGCCATGCTGTGTCGGAGCAGTGCATCGATCTGGACACACCGCTGGGCTACAAGTGCGTCTGTGCGCAGGGCTATCGCGAGGAGCAGGGCACCTGCCTGCCCGTCTGCACGCAGGGCTGTGTGCGCGGCAAGTGCGTCAGTCCGGACGAGTGCCAGTGCGACTTTGGCTATGTGGGCGCCAATTGCAGCATTCAGTGCCTGTGCAACGGCCATTCCAACTGCGAGTCGAGCAGCCTGCTGGACATTTGCCTCAAGTGCCACAACAACACGATGGGCGAACGCTGCGAGAAGTGCCAGCCGCTGTTTGTGGGCAATCCGCGCGAGGGTCTGGCCTGCCAGCCCTGCCTGGAGTACTGCCACGGCCACAGTGACGTCTGCGTGGCCTACGACTCGGATCCGGCTGTGTTCAACATGTCGCGCAACGATCTGGATCGCATCTTGCTCGAGGGACCCGCGCACAATGCCACTTGTCTGCGTTGCGGCAATCACACGGCCGGCGATCGCTGCGACAGCTGCCTAACGGGCTACTTTCGTGGCAGCGAGGATCTGCACAAGGAGTGCCGCCCGTGCCagtgccatggccatggcagcaTCTGTGATCCAGTCACCGGCGAGAAGTGCAATTGTGCGAATAACACGGAAAGCGATGCCACCTGCACAGCGGGTGGTGGCAAGAATTCCGCTCAGCTCTGCTGGAGTGTGCAATGCTCCAAGTGTCGCGACTCGTACGCCGGCAATCCCATCGATGGACATCAGTGCTACAAGCAGATAACAGTCGAGTCACGCATGTGCTTCGATGCCAAGCCAATAG AGGAATGCAAGTCAAAACCCGCTGCCCTGAAGCCCGGCCAGACGGTGTTCTTTGTCATCCAGCCACGCTTCATGAACGTCGACATACGCATCATTATCGATGTGACCCAAGGTGAGTTGGATGTGTTTATGTCGCCGCAGGACGACTCTTTCATAGTGGAAACGAACGACACAACGGGCTACCATGAGATATTGCTGGATAATCGCTACAATTGGGggcccaagcagcagcgggaacGTCCCTTGAATGTCGCCCTGCCCCGGCATGATAATGTCACCATCCAAAAGCTCTTTACGCCCGAGCGACGCATCTATGGCGACAAGGATGCTGGCGGCAATGGACTGAATATGAACATGAACAGCTACTATGTGCCGCAGCTGCACGACTGCAAGAGCCACGGCGGACACAACTTTATAGTGAAGGATCAGCATGCCAAGGATCTCAGCACACATGTCACCCTCAATCATTGCAAcacgctgctgcggctgtttgGGCTGAGAAATCGCTTGGTCctgacactgccacagcaTGCACACAATCTGAGTGCCACGCGCTTCTTTATTGCGCTGCGCGCGAACTCAGGGCCAGAGCCCAGCTATGGTTCGGTGGTCTTTCGCCAGGATCAGCTGCACATCGATCTGTTTGTGTTCTTCTCCGTGTTCTTCTCGTGCTTTTTCCTCTTCCTCGCCGTCTGTGTGATTGTGTGGAAGGTGAAGCAAACGGCGGATCTGAGACGCGCCAGGCGGCAGCATGTCGTCGAGATGCTGCACCTGGCCAAGCGCCCATTTGCGCAGATCTTTTTGGCCTCCAACAGCTTGGACATGGAGAGTCCGCGTGCGTCCACCTCCACGCGTGCCATGCGCCAGCGGGCACGTCaagcgttgctgctgcaggagcaggcgtCCACGGGTGATCCCATACCGCCAAGGCTACACACGCGCCACCGCCATGCCAGGGACATCATGATGGTGGCCATTGAGCCCACAGCCGATAATCAGGCCGCTGTGGGCACCGTCTTTGTCAGCCTACCCGGTCGATCCAGAGCACCGCTGAGCATTGCTCTGGGCTCCACGCTGATCACCTACTCGCGGCAATATCCACTCAATGCACGGCAATTTATGCGTGCCCAGCGGGCGGCACACCATGTGGCCCACCATCCGGCATAG
- the LOC117902814 gene encoding WASH complex subunit 3, translating to MDANATITGDVDKTQIPPLNQKRILAFVNHFLISTCTYLNEFALGCETKFVEMERQLQKTEASLIILEAKLASIPTDNETDVDTGSPANPLPVTTEIDAAPAPVADEPPEHEPEAEQEPQPVGVRACEDVRYRKFFKMLHVGVPAPAVKQKMNSEGLDSQLLDTPDRMLEDGVRE from the exons atggatgcaaatgcaacaattacAGGCGACGTGGATAAAACGCAG ATACCGCCTCTTAACCAAAAGCGCATACTGGCGTTTGTCAACCATTTCCTTATCAGCACCTGCACTTACCTCAATGAGTTTGCTTTGGGCTGTGAAACTAAGTTTGTGGAAATGGAGCGTCAATTACAAAAGACGGAGGCTTCTTTGATCATTTTGGAAGCCAAGCTGGCATCCATACCCACTGACAATGAAACGGATGTCGACACAGGCAGTCCAGCGAACCCCCTGCCAGTCACTACCGAGATTGATGCAGCCCCAGCGCCCGTAGCTGACGAACCACCTGAGCATGAGCCTGAAGCTGAGCAAGAGCCGCAGCCGGTGGGTGTGCGTGCCTGTGAGGATGTTCGCTATAGAAAGTTTTTCAAAATGCTGCATGTTGGAGTGCCGGCACCGGCCGTCAAGCAGAAAATGAATTCCGAGGGCTTGGATTCACAGCTATTGGA TACACCTGATCGAATGCTGGAAGATGGAGTCCGTGAGTAG